DNA from Garra rufa chromosome 5, GarRuf1.0, whole genome shotgun sequence:
CCAACTTCACCctaccaaagagtatagaagtattTCTATACTCTTTGACCCTACTTCATTTGAACTAATTTAGTTCAGAAAAAAGAAGCATAGGAAGTACTACTTTTGAAACTGGCAAGATGGCAAAACTATGTTttcaatatgtgtgtgtgtgtgtgtgtgtgtgtgtgtgttagttagTCACACATAACTGTCTCCTAAATGTAGgtctattttttaaatctttgtgTCCAGTATTTCACTTTTGGAACAGAGTCAGGTGTTTCTGTAGATATTGCCTAAAGGCTCTGTATTGAGCTGTATTTAATGTGGTGTTGTGTTTAGGAGCTGCTGAAGGTGTTTAAGGAGCTGGGCTTTAAGGATGAGGAGAAGATTCCTTTTTTCACACTATCCCAGCATCCCTTTCTACAGGACCTGATGGAAGGATCCACACAGTACCTGCTTCCTGTGAGTATAACAAATGAATATGTAATCTCCTACACACATACTACAACAGAGCTCAGTAGTGAGAAGATTTgggaaataaagtttaaattaatatataaaatacattatttacactaccagtcaaaagtttttggacagtaagatttttttaatgttttttatagaagtccctatatttttactattttaaatagctgctttctatttgaatatattttaaaattagatttattcctgtgatcattactccagactatagtgtcacatgatccttcagaaatcatttaaatatgctgatttgctgttcaagaaatatttagtattattattataattgttattattattattattatcactataacagttaagtacatttttacaggattctttgatagaaagattcaaagatcagcatttctctgaaataaaaaaacttttgtaacattttacactataccatttaaaagcttggaattagctgttttcaataataataataataataataataataatgttttttaagcagcaaatcagaataatagaatgatttctaaggAATCATGTGACGAAATCAGaggaaaaagtacattttaaaatatgttgaaatttgacagtcattttaaatacttaaaattttactgtttttgttgtactttgatcatataaatgcagaattagcgagcagaagagaaaataaaaatctttggtatatatattaatatattttaaatgcattatattatattatattacatatattatttAAGGATTCCAATCACTAAAAAGATTCATTGAATCACATccatttgaaacattttaaacaaGTTTTGTGGCTTTGATTCCATGTTCCATGAAAACTTCCTGTCAACATGAGATATAAAAAATTCTTGTCAAGTCTTTTTAAGTCTTTATTTCAATTTAATGTGTGAAATACAAATGAACGTTGTCATTTTCTTAATTATGATTACATTTCTTCTGTACAGGACATTCACAAAATGTTCCAGTCCCAACAAACTGAAGCTCATAGAAGCTTCTCAACATGATAAACAATCAAAACAACACACACCAACACCAGTAGACAAGGTACATGCTAATGGAATGATAAATGTAAGTTGTAACATGTTTGTCAAACAAGCTGTGTTTGGTATagtaatagttttatttaatgtaatttacaTCTAAATTTATCACGAACACATGGAGAACGTAAACTGTAAACTAAAAGATGTCAttcttaatgtatttattttagtgaAGATACACATTTGTGTATGCTTGTCTTATATTACAGTGATTCTGTCAAATCAGTTAATTTGGTctttttgtgtttcaaagatgatttGATGTGGATGATTGAACATGATCCCTTACAGCAAAAGCAAAACATTAagaacagtttaaaatcagcataaaacatacacaaacaattaaaagtaaaaataaaaaacaatatgagTGAATGATTTGTGTTAAATGAGTATGTATATGAATATCTATGAATACACAAGTATGAATGaaaatgtaaagaaaatacaATAAAGAATGAACTATAACTGTACATTTGGTCTTTATAAAACtaataatatgaaaaaaaaattaaggttttttgtGGGAAATTCAAGCATGCCACTACGTCGAGGGGTATACAAAATCACTTTTATAgcatttaaatgtctttattgtcaaaGTTCAGCATTGTTTTGTATTGATGTATGAAGTAGCAAGTGTTTCCAACTCATCTTATATACTTGAATCACACTATTTTAAATTCAAAACGTCAATTTTACCGAGAAAGGTGGCTAGTTTGTATCATTGTTTACAGTCTTAATTTCTGTCAAATGTAAATCAAATACCTATTCacaaacgtgttttttttttttttttgagcaataGAGATACTTATAATGACCTGATATTAAAGATATTCACAGATTTTTCACACTGCTCTACATATATTGACAATTCATGGTTTGTCTTCTTAAAGTGTTTCCTGAAAATAACATTGTTGAATCGTCCATCAAGTTTAAGGCAAATATCATTTATCCTTTGGAATCATATACAGACACAATAATGTTGTCTGATCTAATATAGCAGCAGAAAACTTCTGCCctgttaaaattttaataaatactttatagcgaaaacaatattttaaaaagcgaAATAAGTGGGTTTTTGAACAAGTCATGTTGTTATGTTTCCGCTCCTCTGTGATCAGATAATTTTAAACCGGTAAAATTCTAAAAAGTTTTTAGTTCAAGGATCCAGTAAGCGATATGAGTTAAAACAATTGGTTCAAAGCAGCACAAATACAGAGAATACACATTTGATTAAATCAGGGATAGTAGAGAAAATAGTGCCTCAAGTCCAGATTTCTGTAAATTATTAATTTCATTGTGTATGTGGCTTAAAGCATGGCCTCTGATATTGTTTCGAAGCAGCCCATGCCATTTCACCTTGTATTGTGTGAAATACAGACTGATTGGCCAAAGAAGCCAGTGTGCGAGGGTTCAGTGATTCTGAATGGATCCATATGCTGCTTAGTGGTCTTTTGGCGACTCACTGTGGTCCTGTGATAGACGGGTATATAGTATATTGTTGAAAGGTCTGATTCATTATAGTGAATCAGTATGTTTGGTGCTTCACataaatgtaataatgtaaattaagatgcttttgttgtatttagtaaaagatggatgaatgaatgacatACAGTGTGTATGATGTATTATATAATATGACCAAGAAATTATGTAAAGTGATTTATTCTAGTGAATTTTTTATTCTAGATTTATTCTTTTGGAAGGTTCACGTAAAGGAAAAGATAAATAATTCACTTAATTCAAAATACTATATCAACCCAATTCATGTAAATTCGTAAATTTTTGATGTGTTAAGTAAATGGCTGAATGGATAGAAGGAAATATATGATAGATTGGACTCTCGCATATGTAGTGTTGGAAATTGTAAATTATTCTATTGAATTAGGTGGTTCACATAATGGAACATATTAAAAAATGATTCATACATTTGACTCCCCTTATGTCTAGAGTCATCCAATATCATCCAATAATTCTAATTGTTAAATATTCCTGCATATGGAACAATTTATATTTTTCCCAACAAGAGGAATGTAGCATCAGTCCACTGCACTGTCCACTCATTATTCATGTACAATCTTACTGATTGCAGATTTTGATTTATGTACTGACTTATGAATTTTCTTCCATGTCCACGTCATTATCTCCTAAATTCAAAGATTTATATTCAGAGAGTAAATTCAAGATGTCAGATCTCTCCATTTTCTTGGCCTGTGTAATGATACTTTCCAGAATGGGCTGCATGGAAAAGGCATATTCCATAATGCTCCTTTTGCTTTTTCCAATTGGGTACTCGTATCCGCCAGTGTGCACACCAATAAGACAACAGTCTTCATCAAAAACTGGAGAGCCAGAAGATCCATGAAAGAAGCAAGAGTCATAAGTGATCTGATTTTTATAAATATCCCATTGGTCCACGAAAGACTGATGTGTCATCACatgaatgaagtcagaattttcaGATTTGTGTTTATCTTCTGCTTTTTCTAGATTCTCTTTCCCAATGAGGAAGCAGGGGTCCATTCTCTTAATCCCACCCTCTGGATGTCCCACAATGCAGATCCCGCCACTGTTAGGAAGGGGGCCGGGCTTGTAAAACTGAAGCAAGTCAGGACGGCCTGTAATTTCATCATCTTCTTGAACATCATCCAGTTCAAGAAGAGCAAAGTCAAGACGGCATTTATTGCCATCTGTTATGAAACTGTAAGCTGCAATCTGTTTCTTGACCGGCACATGATTCACATTTGAGCACGGATGTTCAAAATCAAATGCAGCTTCTAAATGCGTTGTAAGAGAAAGCTTATCAGAAGactcaagatattttgtaataacATGTGCGTTAGTTAGAACGAATCGCCCAAAGAGTAAAAAGCCGGTTCCTCTGGGGAATCGCTCCACTTGAATCTGACACACAGAGACAGAGAGTCCCATGAGCTGCTTTATTTTATACACCTCAGAGAAACTCTGAACGCTTTTATCATATTCAGCTCTGAGGAACTTTTGGACCTTAGAGTTGTCTTTCAGTTCCTCACGTTCCTTTAACTTGTTCACTAAACCCTTGTACTGATTACGCAGAATTTTCAGAATCTCTTCAGAGTCTGGAATTAATTCATAAGAATGAGTTGAAGTAGTTGTGGATTTCattgtgtttctcttttgtgtttCTTCTTGTTCAGTGTTGATGGGATGCTGGTTAGGATCTTCTTTCAAATCAGCAGCTGAAGCTTCATTCATTTCAGTGCACTCATCACTCAAATCCTCTTGGCTATCTGGTTCTTTTTTGTCACTGGTAACAATGATTttaaaatgctttccattgtgaTGCTCTACAGTGTGTGACATTCTATAGTTTGTCTTGCTCTGCAAGTTGTAGAGTTCACACTGTTTCTCGAATATGACACTGGAGAATCGTCCGTCACGCCGCAGAGCAGCCTTAAATTTCTCTTTTTTGAACGCATACACACAAACATCATCAACCTCCATTCTCAGCTTATTGTTTTTCATCAAGCATTTCACTTTCTCACCTCCTGTTGTTTTGATGTTAAAGGTTACTAAGTTTTCTGATTGACCAGAGAATGAATGCCTTCcagttgtttttttctttgaagAAACTTGTTTCCCATTTTTGATGAAGCTTATATCTAAGACCTCATCTTTTTCAATTAGACAGCAGGGGAAATCAATATTCACAGCAGCTCCTTTGGATCTCTGGATCACTATTTCTTTCTCCTTGTTTTCTTCTTCAATCTTTATGAAAGTCTTGTTTGTTTTAAGAGCATCAAGCACAGTCTTGGATGAATCACACTCCACGCCATGGTTTTTTGATTTGTAACAGAAACTAAAATAGTGGCTTTCCCCTTTAGCACTCTGTTAAACAGAAGAACAATAATTAACAAAAGCATTATTTATTGCATATTTGCATTAAAAAGATTTAATTACCAATAGAACAAAGCTAAATGTTATGCTACAACTAATGAATGCATTCAAAGATGTCACTATGTTCCTGCTAGTATATGACATATGGTATGATttttgctaataatcccacatataaaaaaaaaaatcatttgccaGGCCACTGGAATTTCTCTCAGTGCTCCCAATCTCGGTCATTTGCCTGTGcaatatatccacctttttcttccagtAGGAGCGGGGACATTTTTTGGGTCTGGCTTCCAATCTCATCCAtgcccagctatttttagctgtacaaaacagctcattttgctgcttgatattaaaaattggtgtgttttaccatattattttaatgtacaatcttaattatgaacacagtgtgtagtgcaaacagttttacttcTTATtgtcttctcgttatttccctatagtggataaTGAACCATAAGTCTCATCCAATGCAGCTTAAGTctgcattgaagaaaaaggtggatagcctactctcaaaatataaaaactttaatCTTATAATTTCTGcaacttaattcttgtaattttgactttgttctcaaaatattttgactttatttttggaattatgactattttcaaaattttctcagaattttgactgaatcttaaaatattttgacttttttctcaaaatagttcgactttattctagtctAATGTGTAACTCATTGTGGATTTGCTCTTAACAGTACGCTGAAAAACAGGCAACTAAAGCACAGAGAATTTACAACATTCTGTTACAACCTGTTCCCATTATAATGTTTTGTATATGACAGACTGGCGTAGCACATCTTGCACTTAACTATATTTTATGAACAAAGTAATTCAAGGCATCACTGTGATTTTACTTAATTTCGCCTGGACAGCATGCTGTCTTAAGATAACAAATCAGACCTCAGATACCACccaaaatcagaaaaaaagagaaattatttattttaaaaattcaggGCGATGGTCATTTTCATGACTGATTGTCACTGTCAAGTCCAATTCATAGAGTACTTGTGCCCATTCCTAATCAAAACGGAGTGTTTCAAAGAgagtgtcaaaaacatgatagaaaatagcctattctatgttgtttttgttattataaCATTAGAAGTACACATCAGAGAACATAAAATAAATTCATTCATGACCCCTTAGAATGGTTT
Protein-coding regions in this window:
- the LOC141335277 gene encoding serine protease FAM111A-like, which translates into the protein MDNWCKKEDEERPSIVLKQEKMDDSLEKASSSKYDPQQSAKGESHYFSFCYKSKNHGVECDSSKTVLDALKTNKTFIKIEEENKEKEIVIQRSKGAAVNIDFPCCLIEKDEVLDISFIKNGKQVSSKKKTTGRHSFSGQSENLVTFNIKTTGGEKVKCLMKNNKLRMEVDDVCVYAFKKEKFKAALRRDGRFSSVIFEKQCELYNLQSKTNYRMSHTVEHHNGKHFKIIVTSDKKEPDSQEDLSDECTEMNEASAADLKEDPNQHPINTEQEETQKRNTMKSTTTSTHSYELIPDSEEILKILRNQYKGLVNKLKEREELKDNSKVQKFLRAEYDKSVQSFSEVYKIKQLMGLSVSVCQIQVERFPRGTGFLLFGRFVLTNAHVITKYLESSDKLSLTTHLEAAFDFEHPCSNVNHVPVKKQIAAYSFITDGNKCRLDFALLELDDVQEDDEITGRPDLLQFYKPGPLPNSGGICIVGHPEGGIKRMDPCFLIGKENLEKAEDKHKSENSDFIHVMTHQSFVDQWDIYKNQITYDSCFFHGSSGSPVFDEDCCLIGVHTGGYEYPIGKSKRSIMEYAFSMQPILESIITQAKKMERSDILNLLSEYKSLNLGDNDVDMEENS